The following proteins come from a genomic window of Gimesia chilikensis:
- the eutB gene encoding ethanolamine ammonia-lyase subunit EutB — MLGAPFALTVSLSQARRLPAAESPAAGVTIPDVNAGETLFDYIQRVKGKHDPKFYRQLLGAANEFKEGDQFIGVAAVDDQSRHNARQLLAATRIVDLERHPIYEDDLNRYINENLADADSRPVNLTLGELKQLLLEGSEATIKQIAGTLSSDVIGCVVKLMSNDELITVGTKVFNPLPGSQLGAKGYLGARIQPNSPTDNLDDIFWQVLDGWSYAVGDVVLGTNPVSSEPESVQAVELQLREILETFGIADVLPHCVLSHIDVQAEVERRSPESTALWFQSIAGCDAANQTFDIDLKKMRDYARSRTGKYALYFETGQGADFTNGHSHGFDMVLHESRKYGFARALTREVALAQMQAGQTAAPWVHLNDVAGFIGPEVFRTREQLVRCCLEDIVMGKLHGLMIGLDVCSTLHMDVSLDDLDWCLEQIMPANPGYLMALPTKIDPMLGYLTTGFQDHVRIREKFGYRVNDAMWAFFQQLGVIDAQGKPTKHFGDPTWVYLQYRRKKGDSRPEERILDEGRRQLAEVRSRGVFLATGYGEKPSALSPDLQQQIDRIYHDAKQSIWAELTPAFIATLPASVPITTQSTSRSEYILHPATGEALAPASQAAIKQLRQQYDAQYNVQIVISDGLNALSIMDEDQLEPFLKELRSQLKTAGFHPAEQNILVQSGRVRAGYRIGETLFGGLDGNRALLHIIGERPGTGHHTFSVYMTSPPGSVWGQPGQVDHNITRVVSGIAATALKPTRAARDTVRILQQMNLG; from the coding sequence ATGCTGGGAGCTCCCTTCGCGCTCACCGTTTCTCTGTCCCAGGCTCGGCGCCTCCCCGCAGCTGAAAGCCCGGCAGCAGGCGTCACCATCCCTGACGTCAATGCAGGTGAAACGCTGTTTGACTACATCCAGCGGGTCAAAGGTAAACACGATCCCAAGTTCTATCGTCAGCTGCTCGGAGCCGCCAATGAATTCAAGGAAGGCGATCAGTTCATCGGCGTCGCCGCCGTCGATGACCAATCCCGTCACAACGCCCGCCAGCTGCTCGCCGCCACCCGGATTGTCGACCTGGAACGTCATCCCATCTACGAAGATGACCTGAACCGCTACATCAACGAGAATCTGGCGGATGCCGACTCGCGCCCCGTCAACCTGACGCTCGGTGAATTGAAACAACTGCTGCTCGAAGGCAGTGAAGCGACGATCAAGCAGATTGCCGGCACACTCTCCAGCGATGTCATCGGCTGCGTCGTTAAACTCATGTCTAACGACGAGCTGATTACCGTCGGCACGAAAGTCTTCAATCCGCTCCCCGGCAGCCAGCTCGGTGCGAAAGGCTATCTCGGTGCCCGCATTCAACCCAACTCGCCGACCGACAATCTGGACGACATCTTCTGGCAGGTCCTGGATGGCTGGTCGTATGCGGTCGGCGACGTCGTTCTCGGCACCAATCCGGTTTCCAGCGAACCCGAATCGGTGCAGGCGGTCGAATTGCAGCTTCGCGAGATCCTCGAGACCTTCGGTATTGCAGATGTCCTTCCGCACTGCGTGCTGTCGCATATCGACGTCCAGGCCGAAGTCGAACGCCGTTCGCCTGAAAGTACGGCCCTCTGGTTCCAGAGTATCGCTGGATGTGATGCCGCCAACCAGACGTTTGATATCGATCTCAAAAAGATGCGCGACTACGCTCGTTCCCGTACCGGCAAGTATGCGCTCTATTTCGAAACGGGGCAGGGGGCCGACTTCACCAACGGGCACAGTCACGGCTTCGACATGGTCCTGCACGAATCGCGGAAGTATGGCTTCGCTCGTGCCTTGACCCGCGAAGTTGCCCTTGCCCAAATGCAGGCAGGCCAGACAGCCGCCCCCTGGGTCCATTTGAACGACGTCGCCGGCTTCATCGGTCCCGAAGTCTTCCGCACCCGGGAACAGCTCGTCCGCTGCTGCCTGGAAGATATCGTCATGGGTAAACTGCACGGTCTGATGATCGGCCTGGATGTCTGCTCGACCCTGCACATGGATGTCTCGCTCGACGATCTCGACTGGTGTCTCGAACAGATCATGCCCGCCAACCCCGGCTACCTGATGGCACTCCCGACAAAAATCGATCCGATGCTCGGCTATCTGACGACCGGTTTTCAGGACCATGTCCGCATCCGCGAGAAGTTCGGCTACCGCGTCAACGACGCCATGTGGGCATTCTTCCAGCAGCTCGGCGTGATCGACGCGCAGGGAAAACCGACAAAACACTTCGGCGATCCGACCTGGGTCTATCTGCAGTACCGCCGTAAGAAAGGAGACAGTCGTCCTGAGGAACGCATTCTCGACGAAGGCCGACGCCAGCTGGCAGAAGTTCGTTCGCGCGGCGTTTTCCTCGCGACAGGTTATGGCGAGAAACCATCTGCACTGTCTCCTGATCTTCAACAGCAGATCGACCGCATCTACCACGATGCCAAACAGAGCATCTGGGCCGAACTGACTCCCGCTTTCATCGCCACGCTCCCCGCCTCGGTACCCATCACAACCCAGTCGACCAGTCGTAGCGAATATATTCTGCACCCCGCCACCGGCGAAGCACTCGCGCCCGCCTCGCAGGCTGCCATTAAACAGCTGCGTCAGCAGTACGACGCGCAGTATAACGTGCAGATCGTGATCTCCGACGGCTTGAACGCCCTTTCGATTATGGACGAAGACCAGCTCGAACCATTCCTGAAAGAACTCCGCTCGCAGCTCAAAACGGCCGGCTTTCATCCCGCGGAACAGAACATCCTCGTGCAGTCCGGTCGCGTCCGGGCAGGCTATCGCATCGGGGAAACACTGTTCGGCGGACTGGATGGCAACCGTGCCCTGCTGCATATCATCGGCGAACGTCCGGGTACCGGCCATCATACCTTCTCGGTCTACATGACCTCGCCTCCAGGTTCGGTCTGGGGACAGCCGGGTCAGGTCGATCATAACATCACCCGCGTCGTCTCGGGCATCGCCGCCACCGCCCTCAAACCAACCAGAGCGGCCCGGGATACCGTCCGCATTCTGCAGCAGATGAATCTGGGATAA
- a CDS encoding DUF1501 domain-containing protein, which translates to MLELPLSRRELLTRSGGSFGAAALTWWLGQHLQAASAPDLNGGLHHRAKAKRVVQLFMNGGASPMDTFDYKPELKRLHGQKLGPKEKPEGFTGAVGAVMQSPFEFKQHGECGQWVSSVFPHQAQIVDDLAFLMAMTTKTNVHGPASYMMNTGFMLPGFPCLGAWISYALGNLADNLPTFVVLPDTRGLPYNQKGNFSCGFLPAKHQGTLVNATSKTPIPDLFADPQYQFAQGKADKVTFALLQQFNRQHATTRPDDSRLEARIAAGELAAKMQLSAPEAFDLSRETKETHAAYGLDQKETEDFGRRALLARRLLERGTRFVQVWSGPQGAVNNWDNHGNIKTELPAIARSADQPIAALFRDLKARGLLEDTLVIWTTEFGRTPFAQGSEGRDHNRGTFVTWLGGAGVKAGTSYGKSDDLAYQTAENKTYCYDLHATILHLLGIDHTRLTFRTAGIDRRLTDVHGHVVHDILA; encoded by the coding sequence ATGCTGGAATTACCTCTCTCCAGACGCGAACTGCTGACCCGCTCGGGCGGGAGCTTCGGAGCCGCTGCGCTCACCTGGTGGCTGGGACAGCATCTGCAGGCAGCCTCCGCGCCAGACTTGAATGGCGGCCTGCATCACCGTGCGAAAGCGAAACGCGTTGTTCAACTCTTCATGAACGGCGGCGCCAGCCCGATGGATACGTTCGACTATAAGCCAGAGCTCAAACGTCTGCATGGCCAGAAACTGGGCCCCAAAGAGAAACCGGAAGGCTTCACCGGAGCCGTCGGTGCTGTGATGCAGAGCCCCTTTGAATTCAAGCAGCATGGCGAATGCGGGCAGTGGGTCAGCTCGGTCTTTCCCCATCAGGCACAGATTGTCGATGACCTCGCCTTCCTGATGGCGATGACAACCAAAACCAACGTGCACGGCCCGGCCAGCTACATGATGAATACCGGTTTCATGCTTCCGGGCTTTCCCTGTCTGGGCGCCTGGATCTCCTACGCACTGGGAAATCTGGCCGACAATCTGCCCACGTTCGTCGTCCTTCCCGATACCCGCGGCCTGCCTTACAATCAAAAGGGGAACTTCAGCTGCGGGTTCCTCCCCGCAAAACATCAGGGCACGCTGGTTAACGCGACCAGTAAAACACCCATTCCCGATCTCTTCGCCGATCCGCAATACCAGTTCGCACAGGGGAAGGCTGACAAAGTGACCTTCGCGTTGCTGCAGCAGTTCAATCGTCAACACGCGACCACGCGTCCCGATGACTCCCGACTCGAAGCCCGTATCGCAGCAGGGGAACTCGCGGCAAAGATGCAGCTCAGTGCCCCGGAAGCCTTCGATCTCTCCCGTGAAACCAAAGAGACCCACGCCGCCTACGGTCTGGACCAGAAAGAAACGGAAGATTTCGGCCGCCGGGCACTGCTTGCTCGCCGTCTGCTGGAACGCGGTACCCGCTTTGTTCAAGTCTGGAGTGGTCCTCAAGGCGCCGTCAACAATTGGGACAATCATGGGAACATCAAAACCGAACTCCCCGCCATCGCCCGCAGTGCCGACCAGCCGATCGCCGCGCTGTTTCGCGATCTCAAAGCCCGCGGCCTGCTGGAAGATACCCTCGTCATCTGGACCACCGAATTCGGACGCACCCCCTTTGCCCAGGGGAGCGAAGGCCGCGATCATAACCGGGGGACCTTCGTCACCTGGCTCGGCGGTGCCGGCGTCAAAGCGGGCACCAGTTACGGGAAAAGTGACGATCTCGCTTACCAGACCGCCGAAAACAAAACCTACTGCTACGACCTGCACGCAACTATCCTGCATCTGCTGGGGATCGATCACACCCGCCTCACCTTCCGCACCGCCGGCATCGATCGCCGTCTGACGGACGTGCATGGTCACGTGGTGCACGACATTCTGGCTTGA